The Candidatus Polarisedimenticolia bacterium sequence ACGAGTGCGACGCCATTGGCACGCTGGAGACGGCCGAGGGGGTGTTCCGCTTTACCCGGGTCGTCCTGAAGCCGCGCATCGTCGTCGGACGGCCCGAGCAGATCGACGTGGCGCGGGAGGCCTTCCACGAGGCGGAAGCCGGCTGTCTCATCGCCAACTCGATTCTGGCGAAGGTCCAGGCCGACCCGAAGATCACGGCAATCGTGCCGGCCCACATCGGGATCGCGAGCTAGGGCGGCCTGCGTAACGCCGGATCAGAGGGGCGGCTTGGCGCCTTTGCGGGGAGATTCGCGGATCGGGCGGATGGGACGCACCTCGATGCCGCCGACGGCGGCGGGAGGAATCCCGGAAGCCAGCTGGATGGCTTCGTTGAGATCGCGCGCCTCGATGAGATAGAAGCCGGCGAGGGCTTCCTTGGTCTCCACGTAAGGGCCATCGGAGACCGACATCCTGCCCTGGCGCACCCGGACGGTAGTGGCAGTGGAGACCGGCTGCAGCGCTTCAGAGGCGACGCAGTGGCCGCTGTCCCGCAGCCGGGCGTCGTGGGCCAGGCACTCGCGATCGTCCATCTCCGCCAGCTTGTTCTCGTCGCCGTAGACGAGGCAAAGGTACTTCATGGAGCGCTCCTTCAAGGCTCGAGGGATTCCGGAAGCGGCCGGCTTGCGGCAGCAGGGCGGTCCAGGCGGGCCTCAAGCCCGCTCGTAGGCGTCCTTCAGCTTCTGGATGTCCAGCTTCACCATCTGCATCATCGCCTGCATGACCCTGCTCTTCCGGGCCGCGTTCTTGTCCTGGATCATCTCGAGCAGGATGGTCGGAGTGATCTGCCATGACAGGCCGAAGCGGTCGGTGAGCCAGCCGCATTGCATCGCCTCTCCGCCGGCGAGCAGCTTGTCCCAGTACTCATCGATTTCCTGCTGCGTCCGGCAGTGCACGACGAAGGAGATTGCCGGCGTGAGGGTGTAGTGCGAGCCGCCGTTGATCGCCGTGAGCTCCTGGCCGTCGAGGGTGAAGTCCACGGTCATCACCGAGTCCTTCGGACCCGGACCTTCCGCGCCGTAGCGGGTGACGGTGTTGATCTTCGAGTTCTTGAAAACCGAGGTGTAGAACTTTGCGGCCTCCTCGGCCTGGTTGTTGAACCACAGGAACGGCGTGATCTTGGTCGCCATGTCGGCTCCTTTCAGGAGGTCATGATGGCCCCCCAGGCTCAGGTTACCTGCATCCGGACCGAGGGGGTACTCTCGTCTCTCACCTTCTGGTCGAACGGCCTGGGGCCGGATCGACAAGGGGCCAGGCCTTTTTTCGCGCGCGGGGCGCTTTCAGCCGAGCTCGACCAGGCGGCGCTTCAGAAACCTCTTCTCCGCCTCCTGATGAGTGAGGGCCAGGGCGCGTTGGTAAGCGGACCGGGCTTCCTCGGTCCGCCCCAGCCGCCGGCAAAGATCGGCGCGCACCGCATGGGCCAACCGGTAATCAGCCAGCTCCCCATCGGCCAGGATGGCGTCGACCAGCGCCAGGCCACGCACCGGGCCGTCGCGCATTGCCACGGCGACGGCGCGGTTCAGCGCGACAATGGGCGAAGGCTCCAGACGCAGCAGAAGATCGTACAGGCCGACGATCTGGCTCCAGTCGGTGGCGGCGAATTCGGGCGCCTCGGCATGCACCGCGGCGATGGCGGCCTGCACGGTGTAGGGACCGAAGCGCCGCGAGGCGAAGGCCTGCCGGACGAGGGCCGACCCCTCGGAGATTTGTCGGCGGTTCCAAAGGGAGCGGTCCTGATCTTCGAGGAGGACCAGGTCGCCCGAAGTTGAAAGGCGGGAGGTGCGGCGTGCCTCGTGAATGAGCATCAGCGCCAGCAGCCCCATGGCTTCGGGCTCGGGCATCAGCTCCAGGAGGAGACGGC is a genomic window containing:
- a CDS encoding YciI family protein, with the protein product MKYLCLVYGDENKLAEMDDRECLAHDARLRDSGHCVASEALQPVSTATTVRVRQGRMSVSDGPYVETKEALAGFYLIEARDLNEAIQLASGIPPAAVGGIEVRPIRPIRESPRKGAKPPL
- a CDS encoding VOC family protein, translating into MATKITPFLWFNNQAEEAAKFYTSVFKNSKINTVTRYGAEGPGPKDSVMTVDFTLDGQELTAINGGSHYTLTPAISFVVHCRTQQEIDEYWDKLLAGGEAMQCGWLTDRFGLSWQITPTILLEMIQDKNAARKSRVMQAMMQMVKLDIQKLKDAYERA